One window of the Aptenodytes patagonicus chromosome 5, bAptPat1.pri.cur, whole genome shotgun sequence genome contains the following:
- the MYOC gene encoding myocilin: MVGAWLLLWGGLALGCRGETAFLRRADDSTGRCTYSFTVASPVEATCPDAGRVPELRAELAALAARLSRLESRERVTGGSGPRGGEAGGARDPQQAALATRLEAAYSELLQAKSRLEEEKGRLEREKEELGRRLESSAQEITRLRATRCPPGGEGPSRDALRVPGKAPRWDPQPLAYQELQSERTEVPVSRLLEETALGRPGSEDSGCGELVWVGKPVVFGRAESIAGKYGVWMKDPEPVPPFTRETTWRVDAVGTEVRQLFQYEAAEQLARGYPAKVHFLPRPLESTGAVVYHGGLFFQPRRSRTVARYDLRGEAVTAEREIPGAGYHGQYPYSWGGYTDIDLAVDETGLWVIYSTEKARGAIVLSKLDPETLEIRRTWETNIRKRGVANSFVICGTLYTVSSYSAPNATINFAYDTATGTSRALSIPFENRFRYLSMVDYNPAERQLFAWDSFNMVTYPIRLSRP; this comes from the exons ATGGTGGGGgcctggctgctgctctgggggGGCCTGGCCCTGGGCTGCCGGGGCGAGACGGCCTTTCTCCGGCGTGCCGATGACAGCACTGGGCGTTGCACCTACTCCTTCACGGTGGCCAGCCCTGTCGAGGCCACCTGCCCCGATGCCGGCCGCGTGCCGGAGCTGCGGGCCGAGCTGGCCGCCCTCGCCGCCCGCCTAAGTCGGCTGGAGAGCCGGGAGCGGGTCACAGGGGGCTCGGGGCCACGAGGAGGTGAGGCAGGGGGGGCACGGGACCCCCAGCAAGCAGCCCTGGCCACTCGCCTGGAGGCCGCCTACAGCGAGCTGCTGCAGGCCAAGTCccggctggaggaggagaaggggcggTTGGAGCGGGAgaaagaggagctggggaggcgGCTGGAGAGCAGTGCCCAGGAGATCACCCGGCTGCGGGCCACCCGCTGCCCCCCTGGCGGAGAGGGGCCCAGCCGCGACGCCCTGCGTGTCCCCGGCAAAG ccccccgctGGGACCCGCAGCCCCTCGCCTACCAGGAGCTGCAGTCGGAGAGGACGGAGGTTCCTGTGTCCCGGCTGCTGGAGGAGACTGCGCTTGGCCGCCCGGGGAGCGAGGACTCGG GCTGTGGCGAGCTGGTGTGGGTGGGGAAGCCTGTCGTCTTCGGCCGGGCAGAGTCCATCGCCGGCAAGTACGGCGTGTGGATGAAGGACCCCGAGCCCGTGCCCCCCTTCACACGGGAGACCACCTGGCGTGTGGACGCGGTGGGCACGGAGGTCCGTCAGCTCTTCCAGTACGAGGCAGCCGAGCAACTGGCCCGGGGCTACCCCGCCAAGGTGCACTTCCTGCCGCGGCCCCTGGAGAGCACGGGGGCTGTCGTCTACCATGGTGGGCTCTTCTTccagccccgccgctcccgcaCCGTGGCCCGCTATGACCTGCGGGGAGAGGCTGTCACGGCTGAGAGGGAGATCCCTGGCGCCGGTTACCACGGGCAGTACCCCTACTCCTGGGGAGGCTACACCGACATTGACCTGGCGGTGGACGAGACAGGGCTCTGGGTGATCTACAGCACTGAGAAGGCCAGGGGGGCGATTGTCCTCTCCAAGCTGGACCCTGAGACACTGGAGATCCGGCGGACCTGGGAGACCAACATCCGCAAGCGGGGGGTGGCCAACTCCTTCGTCATCTGTGGCACCCTCTACACCGTCAGCAGCTACTCAGCGCCCAATGCTACCATCAACTTCGCCTACGACACGGCCACCGGCACCAGCCGGGCCCTCAGCATCCCCTTCGAGAACCGCTTCCGCTACCTCAGCATGGTGGACTACAACCCTGCTGAGCGGCAGCTCTTTGCCTGGGACAGCTTCAACATGGTCACCTACCCCATCCGCCTGTCCCGGCCGTGA
- the VAMP4 gene encoding vesicle-associated membrane protein 4, producing MPPKFKRHLNDDEVTGSVKSERRNLLEEDSDEEEDFFLRGPSGPRFGPRNDKIRHVQNQVDEVIDVMQENITKVIERGERLDDLQDKSESLSDNATAFSNRAKQLRRQMWWRGCKMKAIIALVAVILLLVIIVPIVLKYHT from the exons ATGCCTCCGAAATTCAAGCGGCACCTGAACGACGACGAGGTGACGGGCTCGGTGAAGAGCGAGCGG agGAACCTGTTGGAGGAAGATTCAGATGAAGAGGAAGACTTTTTCTT GAGAGGGCCTTCTGGACCAAGATTTGGACCCAGGAATGACAAGATCAGGCA TGTCCAGAACCAGGTGGATGAAGTTATCGACGTTATGCAGGAGAACATCACGAAGGTGATTGAAAGAGGCGAGCGGCTGGATGACCTGCAGGATAAATCAG AAAGTTTATCAGACAATGCAACAGCTTTTAGCAACAGAGCCAAGCAGCTTCGGAGACAGATGTGGTGGCGAGGTTGCAAG ATGAAGGCGATCATAGCACTGGTGGCGGTTATTCTCCTGCTCGTGATCATCG TACCCATAGTCCTGAAGTACCATACCTGA